A genomic region of Pseudomonas frederiksbergensis contains the following coding sequences:
- a CDS encoding alkene reductase, translating to MNKLLTPYDLSGTALKNRVVMAPMTRTRTLDNIPNEFTAMYYAQRASAGLLITEGLPISDEARGYLYTPGIYADEHLPGWRQVTDAVHAKGGKIFAQLWHVGRMSHISVHGMVPVSSGTQPAVDTTVYAWIEPGESGAVQPSVPRALETEEVKRVIADFVKSARMAMEAGFDGIEIMAANGFLFDQFLSSALNTRTDQYGGSIANRQRFLLETIDAISAEIGGSKIGVRFSPFGRLYDFGVYEGEAETWMSMAAALNERELAYVHLNYQPTIVAAETPPGFGAAFREAYKGTLMAAGGFNQALAESELVKGELDLIAFGTAYIANPDLVERMQNGWPLAEGDRATYYGVSDRIAKGYTDYPEYVAAKA from the coding sequence ATGAATAAGCTGCTCACCCCTTACGATCTGTCCGGTACTGCGCTAAAAAACCGGGTCGTTATGGCCCCCATGACCCGCACCCGGACCCTAGACAACATCCCTAACGAGTTCACCGCGATGTATTACGCGCAGCGTGCTTCTGCTGGTCTGCTGATCACCGAAGGCCTGCCGATTTCCGACGAAGCCCGTGGCTACCTGTACACCCCAGGTATTTATGCCGACGAACACTTGCCAGGCTGGCGTCAGGTCACCGACGCGGTGCATGCCAAGGGCGGGAAGATCTTCGCGCAGTTATGGCACGTTGGCCGTATGTCCCATATTTCGGTGCATGGCATGGTTCCGGTTTCTTCGGGTACTCAGCCGGCGGTCGATACCACGGTGTATGCCTGGATCGAGCCTGGCGAATCCGGCGCTGTGCAACCCAGCGTGCCCCGTGCGCTGGAAACGGAAGAAGTGAAACGTGTCATCGCTGACTTTGTGAAGTCTGCGCGTATGGCGATGGAGGCCGGTTTTGACGGTATCGAAATCATGGCTGCCAACGGGTTCCTGTTCGATCAGTTCCTCAGCAGCGCCTTGAACACCCGTACCGACCAGTACGGTGGCTCGATCGCCAATCGCCAGCGCTTTCTGCTGGAAACCATTGACGCGATTTCTGCCGAAATCGGCGGCTCGAAGATTGGCGTACGGTTCTCGCCGTTTGGCCGCCTGTATGACTTTGGTGTGTACGAAGGTGAAGCAGAAACCTGGATGAGCATGGCGGCAGCGCTTAATGAACGCGAACTGGCCTACGTCCACCTGAACTACCAACCGACCATCGTCGCCGCTGAAACGCCGCCGGGGTTCGGCGCCGCGTTCCGTGAAGCCTACAAGGGTACCTTGATGGCCGCCGGTGGGTTTAACCAAGCCCTCGCTGAGTCGGAACTGGTTAAAGGTGAACTCGACTTGATCGCCTTCGGTACGGCCTACATCGCCAACCCCGATTTGGTGGAGCGCATGCAGAACGGCTG
- a CDS encoding carboxymuconolactone decarboxylase family protein: MQDWKQTRKDINTRLVELNGLSPETMKGMAALGAAGGKTNHLDAKTRELISLAVAVTTRCDGCIAFHAAEAKKLGVTSEEVAEALGVAINMNAGAALVYSTHVLDAFDKS, from the coding sequence ATGCAAGATTGGAAGCAAACCCGCAAAGACATCAATACTCGCTTGGTAGAACTAAACGGCCTGTCTCCGGAAACAATGAAAGGCATGGCGGCGCTCGGCGCTGCCGGCGGCAAGACCAATCACCTGGACGCGAAGACCCGAGAACTGATCTCGCTCGCCGTGGCCGTGACCACCCGCTGCGACGGTTGCATCGCCTTCCACGCCGCCGAAGCCAAGAAACTTGGCGTCACCAGTGAAGAAGTCGCCGAAGCACTGGGCGTGGCAATCAACATGAACGCCGGTGCCGCGTTGGTGTACAGCACACATGTGCTGGACGCTTTCGATAAGTCGTAA